A single Penaeus vannamei isolate JL-2024 chromosome 22, ASM4276789v1, whole genome shotgun sequence DNA region contains:
- the LOC113801894 gene encoding serine/threonine-protein kinase RIO3: MSSAELLQPATDHQPVPSTLPQGRVAAWGGAGLATDPPVTTSPWVSSQTTQTKEQSSPSSFRDLMSEDLAQNIQDQENEMYYKALIGGTTDVNNIFSLSKVEDTSEDLILAQVLQYEFDREYDQQLNREERHYNGNSKVSVSFNKFKICPDWYGPDSDDEPQELDEDNRDFDSFEARERDDPVIPACGYVKHGKGIVTKHDLAISGRKNAERIMNLPPGINTGDGGGFDMHLSNKVYNKLQRAAIKENKGKNRVHDKVEKATAEMALDPNTRLLIFKLVNNAILESVNGVISSGKEAVVIHAKGGQIEEKEISEECAVKVFKTTLTDFKTRERYIREDYRFKDRMTKNNTQKSIRLWAEKEYHNLRRLQRAAIPSPEPILIKQHVLVMSFIGRNHQAAPKLKDAYLSSCDLSIAYEQVVEAMVKMFQGCHLVHADLSEYNILWHEGRCWIIDVGQAVEPSHPHALHFLHRDCSNIIKFFQSKGLPQLPTPLQLFEKVSGISLPGPEDEAARMIYEYEAHQELWRQKMNSTNRNFEFLWEEIQAEEKLEKEKNKMSYRVEEEEEDEEEEEKEKEEEEESDDLLEEFVVIDETGEELIPPAKSEPKKSILKKEKSIGEESTSEIAERLAGCSLEREKHPDKAEGSHEIIHCRVSFLDEDFPSLSSGAQSGSPDSKTSSKQGKKKKAKNRKIK; encoded by the exons ATGTCGTCAGCAGAACTGTTACAACCGGCTACAGACCATCAGCCAGTACCTAGCACCTTGCCACAAGGCCGTGTGGCAGCATGGGGAGGTGCTGGACTGGCCACAGACCCACCAGTGACCACCAGTCCATGGGTGTCTTCACAGACAACACAGACCAAGGAacaatcctctccttcctccttccgtgaTCTCATGTCAGAGGATCTTGCTCAGAACATTCAAGATCA agagaatgagatgtaCTACAAGGCACTGATTGGTGGCACAACTGATGTAAACAACATCTTCAGCCTCAGCAAAGTAGAGGATACATCAGAAGACTTAATCTTAGCACAAGTACTGCAGTATGAATTTGATCGCGAGTATGACCAACAGTTGAATCGTGAAGAGAGGCATTACAATGGCAATTCCAAAG TTTCAGTATCATTCAACAAGTTTAAGATATGCCCTGATTGGTATGGacctgatagtgatgatgaaccTCAGGAACTGGATGAAGACAACAGAGATTTTGACTCTTTTGAG GCACGTGAACGTGATGATCCAGTCATTCCAGCTTGTGGATATGTCAAGCATGGCAAGGGCATTGTGACCAAGCATGACCTTGCAATCAGTGGTCGTAAAAATGCTGAGCGAATCATGAACCTCCCCCCTGGAATAAACACAGGAGATGGTGGAGGATTTGACATGCATCTGTCAAAcaag GTTTATAACAAGCTACAGCGTGCTGCAAttaaggaaaacaaaggaaagaaccgTGTTCATGACAAG GTGGAAAAAGCCACAGCTGAGATGGCTCTGGATCCAAACACACGACTGTTGATTTTCAAATTAGTAAACAATGCTATTTTGGAATCTGTGAATGGTGTCATCAGTTCAGGCAAAGAAGCTGTTGTCATTCATGCCAAAGGAGGACA gattgaagaaaaggaaatttcaGAAGAGTGTGCTGTGAAGGTTTTCAAAACAACACTAACTGATTTCAAAACACGTGAGCGCTACATCCGAGAAGATTATCGTTTCAAGGACAGAATGACTAAGAATAACACACAGAAG TCTATTCGTCTATGGGCTGAGAAAGAGTATCACAACCTGCGACGTCTACAGCGTGCTGCCATACCTTCACCAGAGCCAATACTTATTAAGCAGCATGTCCTGGTGATGTCCTTTATTGGCCGTAACCATCAGGCAGCTCCTAAACTGAAGGATGCTTATCTGTCATCCTGTGATCTTTCCATTGCATATGAGCAAGTGGTGGAG GCAATGGTGAAGATGTTCCAAGGCTGCCACCTTGTTCATGCCGATTTGAGTGAATACAACATCTTGTGGCATGAAGGTCGTTGTTGGATCATTGATGTGGGTCAGGCTGTTGAACCGTCACACCCTCATGCTCTACATTTCTTACACCGTGATTGTTCTAACATCATTAA GTTCTTCCAGTCTAAAGGGCTTCCACAGTTGCCAACTCCTCTTCAGCTGTTTGAGAAAGTGAGTGGCATTTCTCTCCCTGGGCCAGAGGATGAAGCTGCAAGGATG ATTTATGAATATGAAGCCCATCAAGAGCTCTGGCGCCAGAAAATGAATAGCACAAACCGTAACTTTGAGTTCCTGTGGGAGGAAATCCAAGCAGAAGAGaagctggagaaagagaagaacaaaatgaGTTATAgagttgaagaggaggaagaggatgaagaagaggaagaaaaggaaaaagaagaggaggaagaaagtgacgATTTACTGGAAGAATTTGTTGTTATC gatGAGACTGGAGAGGAACTGATACCACCAGCAAAAAGTGAGCCTAAGAAAAGTAttcttaagaaagagaaaagcattgGAGAAGAAAGTACATCAGAGATAGCAGAGAGGCTTGCAGGATGTTCCCTTGAAAGGGAGAAGCACCCAGACAAGGCTGAGGGGTCGCATGAAATTATCCATTGCAGAGTGTCCTTCTTGGATGAAGACTTCCCTAGTCTGAGTTCAGGGGCACAATCTGGTTCACCTGATAGTAAGACCAGCAGCAAGCAGGGCAAGAAAAAGAAGGCCAAAAACAGGAAAATTAAGTAA